The Camelina sativa cultivar DH55 chromosome 16, Cs, whole genome shotgun sequence sequence GTTTACATGTGTGGAGGTTTGATCGGGACAAAAAAGGTcaacttgttcggaagattaccAAGATTATTACAAACAAATTCGATGGTCCATATTATACTTGGACTTGTGTGCCTCCCGATCGAAAAGAAAGATACTTCATGGAATTTGCGGTAAGAATAGTACAATGTAACATGTTTTCTACTTGTGTTTATTGCTTGTTTTCACTAACTTCACTAACATaattccttctctcttttgttatgtAGAAAACTCACACCTGGGATCCATTGATAACAGGAACCGTTCAAGAACATTTCAACACCATCTGTAACCGTCGGATGAAGGGCATGGTTAGCGATGCAAGGACGTCTCGAATTAAACCTTCATGGATTGAAGGTACTCTCTGGCAAGAGATGGTTGATAATTGGGAtactgaagaacaacaacaaaggagTTCAACCTATTCCAAATGTCGtttgtctgaccgtaatggtctaGGTCCTCACATCCACTTATCAGGACCCAAGTCATATAGAGAAATCCAAGATGATCTGGTTAAGTCATTTCTAATTTGTTAGTTACATTTATATCCTTTCTATCTTTAAACACTTTCATAAccattctttattttgtaacattgtAGGAAGAAGAGTTGGGAAGAGAGGTCAGTATGGGTGAAGGTTttttcaaaacacatacaaagccGGATGGTTCTTATGTGGATGACAAGGCAGAAAAAATTCATCAAGCTTATCAGCAGAAGTTGCAGGAGAAGATGGCTGAGCTTGATGCAGATTCAAGCCTTTCAGATGGTACTTCACACCGTTGAGAGCTCACCACCGATGAATGTACTGCCATCTTCCTTGAGGTAAAGTACCATTTCTATTCGATCATgaatttgttttgctctttatttacagtttttctttttggtaaaaacagtgcactgagaaggattcacgagGAACTCCTTATGGTCTTGGAAGCCTCAAAGCTAATCTTGGCAAGGGCAAGCAACAATCACAAACTGAAGCCTTTCTTACATTGCAAGAGCAACTCAAGGAAGCCCAACGACAAATTGAAATTCAGGCGACTCTCAATGCTGAAGCTGCTGCTCGAGAAAAAGAGACTGCTCTCCTTGTGGCTGAGCAAAAGAATGAGATCAAAGAGTTGTCGTTGATGGCAAAGTTTATGCGCGACACTAATCCAGCCTACTTGGAGTTTATAGCCTCTCAATCAGCTGAGGAGGACAATCAACATTCACCAACAACATGATCAACTCCAATATGGTTCCTATATTCTCTTAACTCATTAACCAAGTTCTTTTGTTCagtttgtatgttttataaactctttctctctttggttttggtttgatttctgtTTTGGACTAATGTATTTTCtggtttcaataaaattatggttatttatataatgtgttttcattagattttggACTTGTATATTATGTTTGTTCTCCATTTCATTAATTTCAGGATTAAAATCAGGATTAATATCacgattacaaaaaaataataaccagttaattttattattttctaaaacaaagttGTCGTTATGTAGTCGTCATTTAGACGGAACATTGTCGCTAGGTTGTCGTTAAATAGTCGTTAAATATGACGACTATTTAACGACAACCTAGTATTGCAATTTTATTCATGTAACAAAGTCGTAACTTCGTCGTAAATTAGTCGTCATATTTAACGACTATTACACGACAACTACTAATATAGTCGTACACTAGTCGTCAAATTGTCACTAAATTTAGTTACTACATAACGACTACGTGACCACAATTTACCGACAACAGTGTATAGTCGTTAAATACCGACTAATTAACGACCAACTGTATTAGCGACAAAATATTAGCTACAACAGTGTatagtcgcaaaatagtcgcaaaTTTTCAATCAACGACTATTTAGTGACTATTCCTACAGTGGCCGAtcgcctgttttcttgtagtgaaataTGGAGTTTTGTTCAACAAGAATTTAAACACAAGGAGGCGTTTAGAGAAGCTTGAGAACCGAGCCTATGAAGGTGAGAGGAAGATGTTTTGGTCTCGAGTTTCAGCAAAAACGATTTGGAGAAGTAATTTCTGAAGTGTTTGTATTCACAAAGGAGAGCCACAAGCTACCTAAGGAGATTGAATTGGAAATAAAGGAGAAAAACCAAGATCTTGTTGCTAAGATTGAGGACGTCACCTCACTTGTTTCTTGTAACATCCGCGTACCAATTAACCAGTttttgggatgggtgtcgatcgacaccaagggggtgtcggtcgacaccaacattttttctggttcgaccaattcgatttaattatcaattttggTCGGTTCAGTTTacggaaaaccattgaaccgtgATACTTAAGTAATAGAACGACCTAGGTCGCgtgtttggttgtgttttgCCGTttgacagagaaaaaaaaaagagagaaactgtgttcttgagtttttgggaaGATTGGCGAGATTTCTTGGCGATTCTTGGGAGATCTGAGGCTATGAAGGTGCTAgaatcttgctaggagggttggatttgtGGCTATTGGACTgtatcttcctgcaaagaggtgagtgcatgactatggctgatctaagcatgagattcCTTTATTCTTgcatgtttgttgttgttttgtgtgtttttcttgatgGGAATGGTTGCTTTTGGTTCCTACGAAGGTATATGGCTTTGCGTTTGAGTGTTGggcgatttggtggagtttgggagccagattcgactctcggcttcgagcggatttcggttgcagaggtagtgtcgatcgacaccagtgaaggagcatcgatcgacactgtgggatagtgttggtcgacactaagagccagtgtcggtcgacacttggctggtgtttgtcgacacctcccttccagcgagatgatatTGGTTTCCTTcgtttgtatgctttgtttgttgatttggaacattggtatctcagtttcttgtgtgtatagcccaatagatgggaggattgcctcattgagtgtttataaaatacacaTGCATctgaatttgtgtttgtggtgcaggtaaaggcaaagtgtgatcgtggaatcaagacaatgaagaggaggatgttctagggacttgattttTTGCTGTCTGgctttgctaggttgctagagttgggtaaatagaacattgctaggttgctggttctatatTTCATGTTGTTTGGTCATTGGATAACTGCtatgttttattattggatattggttaatggatattgttggtttcttgGAATTGAATGTTTCTTGCTGTTCGGTTTGAATGTGGTTAAgaggctagtgggtatgagaccactagtttagagtatttattattattattattattacttattaaaaaaaccggtcgggttgtttcatttctaaacaagaaaaagaaaattcgaaaaaggaaaattttctcTTACAAAAACACAAGGTAACCCTATTCCTCCTTTAAAGGATCACGATTTGGGAGAGGCCCTAGAAGCCAtagaagaacttgaagaagattttgtgggaaaCAAGCTACAAATTTCCTTGGAAACCGACAACTTTAATGATAACTCACTCAAACACTCTCTCTCGAGAAGAAGTTCCGATCCTTGCCAAGAATTGCTATGCTATAGAAACACTATATGCTCCACCACCACGAGACCTACAAGGTCGAGGAAAGGGAGAAGCGGAGCTGCCAACCGCAAACGTTATTgccaaaacaagagaaaaagatGACCTTAAGGAGCCACCTGATGACATCAATGGAGAACAAACCAAGAGAGTTTGTCTAAGGACAACTGAATCTCCACACTTTGCTTGAAAAGCGAGTTAACGTCGAGTcaacgacgttaaacaagcgcgcttcttgggaggcaacccatgtctagtaattttttctttttagcttttattttcatttattttttatatttttgcaatttagtttcaggttttaataaaaaaaaaaacacaaaaaaatagaaaaaagaaaagccaaaaaagagaagaagaagaaggtccaTGGATTGACTACACTATGACTAGTGGCAAGcaccacctactgaccggccatgttCAACATGACCAAAGCACGCCGAGAGAACCCACCAGCCATACCAATCATAGCCaataccatgtaccatgtaccatgtaccatgtaccgaATACTACATATCACGTACCATGTACTATGTACCGCGTACCATGCCCCCCGTACCAGCTGCTAATGTCTGCGACCGTTCATCCGTGAACCGCGAGACAACTCCGAACAACCACCATCCTACcaccaaccatcaccattctaTCACttaggtattttttttcttatttttattttataattattattgatggttttaggtttttgtttcaaggaggatgcattttagagatatatcaaatacaaatcgaatgaacttagcctagttcatactcgatgtcaagcaaccagAGGATGTAtaaacggttagtcaccacattttcattccacagccgACTTCTAGAAAATTTTTGGTCAACCATAAAATGTCTAAGAGTCGACAAACACATTcaatcaaggtgacattgttcttaaaacctacacttttccttatgattttaaATCCTCAACCCTTTCTTTTCTTCCCACTGAGGACGgtgtgaattaagtttgggggGAAGGAcgttccatcctatactaatgctattttctattttgttgacttgagacctttttccactttttacatcaataattttgacacTTTCAATAGTTTTacatgatttcaaggctttaatgtctattatcaagtattttaggtttcgataaagttttacaggttttatagcaaaaaggaccaaaagagaAGGAACACATGTTTGAggacagattcagagctttacagtatgggccacattttaaaaaattccaaaacacATGGTGTTTATTGAAAGCTGAAAGAGTCATATTTCTGCTCAAAGTAGAATCTGTTCAGCCATCCGGAAGATAttcccgatttaccgagacgtgttataaaccgacgtaaAGAGAACTATATAGCCGATGagcttttattgaaggcctgaccagcaaCCATCACAACAGCCCAGTCCAAGCCTACACCACGATCCCAAACCCTCATCCGCTGCCCATTGTCctgcactcaagaagaaaatACGCTTTTACCTTTACAAACCCTAATTCAATttcaaaaccctataaatactcttcaaGATCTTGGGTTCAAGTGTGCACCATCAAGCTTTTGGAGCAGCCCTAGCCACGACCAGAGAAGCAGCCGCAACCACTCGTCCCTCTCAAAGTCTTTGAAGATCCaccatctctctttctactctttctgATCTCTTTCATACTTTCATTGCTTTTTGGGAATCAAGTTACTTTTGCATCAAGAGagagtagttttctttgttggattttatggggtgattcaaggggaatcCATGGTTTGCTTCAATTatgttgttagatcttattttcggttctatattagagttcttttgggacatctttatcttaatgcatcTGCTTAGATTGATCATGAAGTAGTGATCTAGAGAACGGGCGCGTTAACcgtgttatcctacttctccgaactagtgttatcCGAAACCTCACATTGTAACCTGCATAAGTTAAGTTgcggagtttggtgaatgtattgaacttgttttactagctggttgacatgtgTCATTGCCTGCTTAAGTTGAGTAACAGAGTATGAAGAATTTAGACTTTCATTCCATGACAATACCTagaaaaaattagtatttaattattagatcTTGACACTTAATAATTCTTAGAACCCTGAAGACCCTAAGATGACTCCCAAACACCCAActccttagtcttatagttttaaacagCCTTTATTTacgctttcttttctttacaatAGATATTCGGAAAACCAAAAACCTGAActcttatttagtcttagccatagttctctatcttataattcaatttgtgttagctattactctctgtggaATTGATCATAAAATACTACATTGATTAACTGTGTACTTTCAGTCGTCGTGTGTTCTTTACACGTAAAAGATTTTGAGTGACAAATCACTTACATCACTTGTTCTTCAAAGGTACTTGGTTCAGACGCCGATAATTTGTACACAACCAGAAACTTCTGTctttttcttaacaaataacacgACGCTCCCCATGGTGAAGTATTACGATGAATGAATACCTTGCCCAACAAgtcctccaactgcttcttcagctctgccatggTAACCCCTACAACGACTGAAAAAATCCTCAAACTACCGAACTACAAGGAGTTCACCTACTGCGACCTGACCTACAGACTCTGGCATAGAAATGGTAGCAAAGTATGCCTCCCAACCCTTTCtgatcatcttccctgcctgaaTAGCTGAGATAACAAGACTCCCTGAGGTCGGTCTTACTACCTCATACACCAAACTCCTCGCTCTGGGTTTCTCAAATACAACTCTACCTCAATGAAAATCCAGATGTACTCTATACCGGTGCAACCAATCCATGCCCAAAAtcacatcatacagctccactggactgataatcAGATCTACCGGCATCGAAACTCCAGCAACCTGAATATCTACATCTGTCGCCCGTCCATGGACGTGGATCATCCTGCCTCCAGCAACCTTAATGGTCCTAAAACGCTCTCTGGGATCTCCATGAATGTTGCCCCTCACGACACACTCTAGGGTAACCAAGCAATGAGAAGCTCTGGAGTCAAAAAAACACATGGGACAGAAGTCCTCCCACCAATAAGGTCCCTATAGAAGCCTTATGCAATAAGAACCCTAGCATTCATCAGATACACCCATAATATTGAAATATGACAAAAACCTTATAACCAAGTTTAGAAATAATACTCGTGATCGCGTTAACGCTGGTTCATCCCGTCTCCACTATCGTGTACACACGCGGCGCCGCTGGTAATGGCAACTTAGTATGCCCCACCTGCTGCACTCCTAGCTGCATCGCCACCACCGTCATCGAATGCAGCTTAGGACACTTTGATGTGAGATGTACTGCCTCCCTACAGGGGTAACACACTCGAGTCGTCGGCGGTGTTGGTTAGTTTCCCCTCTGTAGACAACTCGCTACCCTATGCTCCAAGCTCCCACACCCGAAGCATCTTGCAATGCTTGACCCCGACCTCTGCATAGCATTCAACTTCCGCTTTTTTCCTTGCATACGCTTCCCGCCCTTGCTATGGAACAGAATGCAGCTGAGTACGCCTTGGATGCACTGGGGCTGACCACCAACACCTTTGatctcaagtcatcctctaacCAAGCTATAGTCTCCGCCAGCTATCCTTTCTTAGCTTAACTCCTCACCCTGCACGGAGTCCTCAGGTCATTGCGGAGAGCCAACAGGAATCGCCCACCTGAGCTGATTCCCTTCCATTGACCGACATACATACACCACAACCGACTGAATTCTACGTCCAGCTCCCGCACAGTACGGTTCCCCTAGGTGAAACCCAAGAACCGCACCTACATGAGGTTAAACACCTCTTGCGGGAAGTACTTGGCATTGAAGTCTCCCAccaaatccatcaaaatcatctcccgctgcactctccggGCCAGCACCGACCTCCACAACACATGTGCATCTCCCGACAGGTAGTGCACTGCTAAGTACACCTAAAGTGGTCAGGACACCAAAGAGACTGGAAGATGTCCTCCATCCGCTCCCTCCAGGGAAGTATCCCACACCAACATGTCGTAGCTGTACCGGCATCTAAACATACTAAGTATCAACCACCTCGGCCCACGGCTGCATGCCTGCTTTTAACCCAGAAACAAGCTGTACAACTGGACCCTGCCCACCAACTGCTTCATGGTCTCATGatgagggtatcgggtaccaacgaagctcatcttccggaagaATTTGAAGAGTCTTGCCGGATTCTCCACCTCcttttgcttcagcctccgcgaggcttgttgtgttctctctctcttctcctcttctctctctcggttctcctcctcttcttgttgatcctcttcctcagttgctctctcagctaccttctcagccttctctgaagccggtctcttccctctcgcaaccgcagctctgctccttgattgagaggtttggatctccccttgctcttctccaccagcatcagaatcgacctccatggggtcggtaAGGGTtctttcggacgtagacaggtcccgaCAAGGGGTCAgcgaacagcactcgccattggactcggtgagcgaactcggtgGTCTACTCGATCGGTTGCTTGAGCACCGGATCGGGTgacggatcgggttgagcatcaggTTGGGGAAGCAAAACGTCCAGCCTGCAGTTGGGAATGCAGAACGTTTCCTGTCCCTTGGGACTCTCAAGGTTCATCGGTATCaactccggttgtagcagcggcggaggttgatcttctccCCTTTCTTTGGTAGGTTTTCGCGTTTGACTCCATGTttgaatccttgagaagaaaaatttaagcctcgaggttaatagggttagttcccaaagaAATTGAATGAGACTTGAGATCGAGAGAGAGTAGAAACTAAGGAAACTTAAAGCTTTAGGGTTGAGAGAAGACTTATCGGTGATAATGAGGGAGAAGGGTTTCGAAACCCTTAAATAAGCTAGGGTTGGTGGTTGTGCTTCGCTGAGAGTTGGCTTGCTTGTGGAATTCgtactccactcgccacccgagcagggacacgatcaggcgcgtcgagtacggtgtcgggttgaccctcgaGTTCCTCAATTTCCCTTTAtaacttttctgttttttttttttaaaaacatttgcaaaaagagaaaaagaaataaaacaaataaactagaattaaaagatacctttgggacttcctcccaagtaagcttgtttaaa is a genomic window containing:
- the LOC109129495 gene encoding uncharacterized protein LOC109129495 — its product is MARIPSPFTPQEQQHFRNFPPPQTLFQNSANQVPDPPISTPEVQNNTAHMPKDHLLSPTQHSHGHSQQPPSQGNNYELQLQDETMQSLTVLLTMPGREKFTTVLSPIPLEKTTCFNLVAFNLFVNLLAFNLFVNLVAFNWFDRDKKGQLVRKITKIITNKFDGPYYTWTCVPPDRKERYFMEFAKTHTWDPLITGTVQEHFNTICNRRMKGMVSDARTSRIKPSWIEGTLWQEMVDNWDTEEQQQRSSTYSKCRLSDRNGLGPHIHLSGPKSYREIQDDLEEELGREVSMGEGFFKTHTKPDELTTDECTAIFLECTEKDSRGTPYGLGSLKANLGKGKQQSQTEAFLTLQEQLKEAQRQIEIQATLNAEAAAREKETALLVAEQKNEIKELSLMAKFMRDTNPAYLEFIASQSAEEDNQHSPTT